The Hydrogenophaga crocea genome contains a region encoding:
- a CDS encoding ATP-binding protein, whose protein sequence is MCSHFVLTLAARQGPRFNVRRDLNTLLSLAGRHLVWPHTVLQRLREFLQRRCKDNDLWAGHDKLATGAFMDRYGVWRGPYEEGTLFFYLDEYAKEAPKDLLSVLAVTGDWLSQALKKQSTLVEKNIDALAELLQLNRAERALLLYGTLARYQRDLRSILVEFKVNNAPEAYAAIADVAGVKASEVGEALRAGSRLERIGMVENLISEHNITDLADLMKVSEKLPPVLMREYRSQSELMAVFTRPAAKSALSPADFDYVADDVRLLSGLLREAVARKEAGVNVLLYGPPGTGKTELARVVAQAAGLALFEVEYADRDGNALSGRDRYRSLQIAQVFLKGTAQSALLFDEVEDVFPPISNEAAQFMARAEQVPAPHSHSVSGKAWVNQVLESNAVPTVWITNRIEQIDPAFRRRFAYHLELKSPPPGAREQLVRKTLDGVAVSDALVARLTERKGLTPAQIRTAVRFAQLAAAPVRASGRRTGKAARAAAPPMLDELIERQLLHADRALGRAPDAVQRPSVTQYSLDMLNVDARHPIPRIIEALKARGHGCLCFHGAPGTGKTALAEHIAQQLGRPLMIRRASDLVSKFVGETEQQMAAMFREAEAERAVLLLDEADSFLQDRRGAQRTYEVTEVNEMLQGMERFAGIFVCTTNLMDSIDQAALRRFTFKIRFKPLTRAQRETMFVVEALGGDPARLDAAWARRLGLLEQLCPGDFAAVKRQADILGAAMEPAEFLEQLEAEHRIKPEVREQRGMGFVH, encoded by the coding sequence ATGTGCTCGCACTTCGTGCTCACGCTGGCCGCACGCCAGGGCCCGCGCTTCAACGTGCGGCGCGACCTCAACACCCTGCTGTCGCTCGCTGGCCGCCACCTGGTGTGGCCGCACACGGTGCTGCAGCGCCTGCGCGAATTCCTGCAGCGCCGCTGCAAGGACAACGACCTCTGGGCCGGCCACGACAAGCTCGCCACCGGCGCATTCATGGACCGCTACGGCGTGTGGCGCGGCCCCTATGAAGAGGGCACGCTGTTCTTCTACCTCGACGAATACGCCAAGGAAGCGCCCAAGGACCTGCTCTCGGTGCTGGCGGTCACGGGCGACTGGCTGAGCCAGGCGCTCAAGAAGCAGAGCACGCTGGTGGAAAAGAACATCGACGCGCTGGCCGAGCTGCTGCAGCTCAACCGCGCCGAGCGCGCGCTGCTGCTCTACGGCACGCTCGCGCGCTACCAGCGCGACCTGCGCTCCATCCTGGTCGAGTTCAAGGTCAACAACGCGCCCGAGGCCTATGCGGCCATCGCCGACGTGGCCGGCGTGAAGGCCAGCGAGGTGGGCGAGGCGCTGCGCGCGGGCTCGCGGCTCGAGCGCATCGGCATGGTCGAGAACCTGATCTCCGAGCACAACATCACCGACCTGGCCGACCTCATGAAGGTCAGCGAAAAGCTGCCGCCGGTGCTCATGCGCGAATACCGCTCGCAGAGCGAGCTCATGGCGGTGTTCACGCGGCCGGCCGCGAAGTCGGCCCTGAGCCCGGCCGACTTCGACTACGTGGCCGACGACGTGCGCCTGCTCAGCGGTCTGCTGCGCGAGGCCGTGGCGCGCAAGGAAGCCGGCGTCAACGTGCTGCTCTACGGCCCCCCTGGCACCGGCAAGACCGAGCTCGCGCGCGTGGTCGCGCAGGCCGCGGGCCTGGCGCTGTTCGAAGTCGAGTACGCCGACCGCGACGGCAACGCGCTCTCGGGCCGCGACCGCTACCGCTCGCTGCAGATCGCGCAGGTCTTTCTCAAGGGCACGGCGCAGTCGGCGCTGCTGTTCGACGAGGTCGAGGACGTGTTCCCCCCGATCTCCAACGAGGCCGCGCAGTTCATGGCGCGCGCCGAGCAGGTGCCCGCGCCGCACAGCCATTCGGTGAGCGGCAAGGCCTGGGTCAACCAGGTGCTCGAATCGAACGCCGTGCCCACGGTCTGGATCACCAACCGCATCGAGCAGATCGACCCGGCCTTTCGCCGCCGCTTCGCCTACCACCTGGAGCTCAAGAGCCCGCCGCCCGGCGCGCGCGAGCAGCTGGTGCGCAAGACGCTCGACGGCGTGGCTGTGAGCGACGCCCTGGTGGCGCGCCTGACCGAGCGCAAGGGCCTCACGCCGGCGCAGATCCGCACCGCGGTGCGCTTCGCGCAGCTGGCGGCCGCGCCCGTGCGCGCGAGCGGCCGTCGCACGGGCAAGGCGGCCCGGGCGGCCGCGCCGCCGATGCTCGACGAGCTCATCGAGCGCCAGCTGCTGCACGCCGACCGCGCGCTCGGCCGGGCCCCCGATGCGGTGCAGCGCCCCAGCGTCACGCAGTACAGCCTGGACATGCTCAACGTCGACGCGCGCCACCCGATCCCGCGCATCATCGAAGCGCTCAAGGCGCGCGGCCACGGCTGCCTGTGTTTCCATGGCGCGCCCGGCACCGGCAAGACCGCGCTGGCCGAGCACATCGCCCAGCAGCTCGGCCGCCCGCTCATGATCCGCCGCGCGAGCGACCTCGTGAGCAAGTTCGTGGGCGAAACCGAGCAGCAGATGGCCGCCATGTTCCGCGAGGCCGAGGCCGAGCGCGCGGTGCTGCTGCTCGACGAGGCCGACAGCTTCCTGCAGGACCGCCGCGGCGCGCAGCGCACCTACGAAGTCACCGAGGTCAACGAGATGCTGCAGGGCATGGAGCGCTTCGCGGGCATCTTCGTGTGCACCACCAACCTCATGGACAGCATCGACCAGGCGGCGCTGCGGCGCTTCACCTTCAAGATCCGCTTCAAGCCGCTCACGCGCGCGCAGCGCGAGACCATGTTCGTGGTCGAGGCCCTGGGCGGCGACCCGGCCCGCCTCGACGCCGCCTGGGCCCGCCGGCTGGGGCTGCTCGAGCAGCTGTGCCCGGGCGACTTCGCGGCCGTCAAGCGCCAGGCCGACATCCTCGGCGCGGCCATGGAGCCGGCCGAGTTCCTCGAGCAGCTCGAGGCCGAGCACCGCATCAAGCCCGAGGTGCGCGAGCAGCGCGGCATGGGCTTCGTGCACTAG
- the recQ gene encoding DNA helicase RecQ, producing the protein MGAIDLAPGAETLEQCIGVLQSVFGYEAFRGPQAQIVSHVSDGGDALVLMPTGGGKSLCYQVPAIVRERAGHGVAVVVSPLIALMHDQVGALTEAGVSAAYLNSSLSLDDAQRIEQQLRRGELTLLYVAPERLLTPRCQAMLESLHAQGRLSLFAIDEAHCVSQWGHDFRPEYRELAVLPERFAGVPRIALTATADALTRADIVERLQLQDARTFVSSFDRPNIRYMLVEKKDATGQLLRFIRDEHMGAQGQHDAGVVYCQSRRRVEEVAEMLQQAGLKALPYHAGLDAAVRQQHQDRFLREEGLIMVATIAFGMGIDKPDVRFVAHLDMPKNIEGYYQETGRAGRDGEPANAWMAYGLQDVVNQRRMIDDSPAPDEFKQVLRGKLDALLALAEASDCRRVRLLRYFGEDSQPCGNCDNCLNPPELFDATEPARKLLSCIYRVQQASGHGYGAGHIMDILRGKSTEKVLQNGHETLSTFGIGADWSETQWRALLRQLIAIEAVRVTDAPYNTLHLADGARAILKGEAGVRLRIQAERAPSRSRSARAKPPLGDDGTPLSLVERECLEALKAWRAQVAKAHNLPAYVIFHDATLRAIAQRRPTDISDLDGISGIGEKKRAAYGEDVVGVVSAFL; encoded by the coding sequence ATGGGAGCGATCGACCTGGCGCCCGGCGCCGAGACCCTCGAGCAGTGCATCGGCGTGCTGCAGTCGGTGTTCGGCTACGAGGCCTTCCGCGGCCCGCAGGCGCAGATCGTCAGCCACGTGAGCGACGGCGGCGACGCGCTGGTGCTCATGCCCACGGGCGGCGGCAAGTCGCTGTGCTACCAGGTGCCGGCCATCGTGCGCGAGCGCGCGGGGCATGGCGTGGCGGTGGTGGTGTCGCCGCTGATCGCGCTCATGCACGACCAGGTGGGCGCGCTCACCGAGGCCGGCGTGAGCGCGGCCTACCTCAACAGCAGCCTCTCGCTCGACGACGCGCAGCGCATCGAGCAACAGCTGCGCCGCGGCGAACTCACCCTGCTCTACGTGGCGCCCGAGCGGCTGCTCACGCCGCGCTGCCAGGCCATGCTCGAGAGCCTGCACGCGCAGGGCCGGCTGAGCCTGTTCGCGATCGACGAGGCCCACTGCGTGAGCCAGTGGGGCCACGACTTCCGCCCCGAGTACCGCGAGCTCGCGGTGCTGCCCGAGCGCTTCGCGGGCGTGCCGCGCATCGCGCTCACGGCCACGGCCGACGCGCTCACGCGCGCCGACATCGTCGAGCGGCTGCAGCTGCAGGACGCGCGCACCTTCGTGAGCAGCTTCGACCGGCCCAACATCCGCTACATGCTGGTCGAGAAGAAGGACGCCACCGGCCAGCTGCTGCGCTTCATCCGCGACGAGCACATGGGCGCGCAGGGCCAGCACGACGCGGGCGTGGTGTACTGCCAGTCGCGCCGCCGCGTCGAAGAGGTGGCCGAGATGCTGCAGCAGGCCGGGCTCAAGGCCCTGCCCTACCACGCGGGCCTCGACGCCGCCGTGCGCCAGCAGCACCAGGACCGGTTCCTGCGCGAAGAGGGCCTGATCATGGTGGCCACGATCGCGTTCGGCATGGGCATCGACAAGCCCGACGTGCGCTTCGTGGCGCACCTGGACATGCCCAAGAACATCGAGGGCTACTACCAGGAAACCGGCCGCGCGGGCCGCGACGGCGAGCCCGCCAACGCCTGGATGGCCTACGGCCTGCAGGACGTGGTGAACCAGCGCCGCATGATCGACGACAGCCCCGCGCCCGACGAATTCAAGCAGGTGCTGCGCGGCAAGCTCGACGCCCTGCTCGCGCTCGCCGAGGCCAGCGACTGCCGCCGCGTGCGCCTGCTGCGCTACTTCGGCGAAGACAGCCAGCCCTGCGGCAACTGCGACAACTGCCTGAACCCGCCCGAGCTGTTCGACGCCACCGAGCCCGCGCGCAAGCTGCTCTCGTGCATCTACCGCGTGCAGCAGGCCAGCGGCCACGGCTACGGCGCGGGCCACATCATGGACATCCTGCGCGGCAAGTCGACCGAGAAGGTGCTGCAGAACGGCCATGAAACCCTGAGCACCTTCGGCATCGGCGCCGACTGGAGCGAGACCCAGTGGCGCGCGCTGCTGCGCCAGCTCATCGCCATCGAGGCGGTGCGCGTGACCGACGCGCCCTACAACACCCTGCACCTGGCCGACGGCGCGCGCGCCATCCTCAAGGGCGAGGCCGGGGTGCGGCTGCGCATCCAGGCCGAGCGCGCGCCCTCGCGCTCGCGCAGCGCGCGCGCCAAGCCGCCGCTGGGCGACGACGGCACGCCGCTGTCGCTGGTGGAACGCGAATGCCTGGAGGCGCTCAAGGCCTGGCGCGCGCAGGTGGCCAAGGCGCACAACCTGCCGGCCTACGTGATCTTTCACGACGCCACGCTGCGCGCGATCGCGCAGCGCCGCCCCACCGACATCAGCGATCTCGACGGCATCAGCGGCATCGGCGAGAAGAAGCGCGCGGCCTATGGCGAAGACGTGGTGGGCGTGGTGAGCGCCTTCCTCTGA
- a CDS encoding rhodanese-like domain-containing protein yields the protein MKHLSPKEAWTWLQAETERRRALGQEPPLFVDVRMEIESLYVGRPPGVENIPWYEYPDLTPDPERFAQAVAREAGAKDRPLLLICRSGKRTLDAAKALEAAGFTDVQHVLHGFEGELNEHFHRSTLNGWRHDGLPWEQM from the coding sequence ATGAAGCACCTGTCCCCCAAGGAAGCCTGGACCTGGCTGCAGGCCGAAACCGAGCGCCGCCGCGCCCTGGGCCAGGAACCGCCGCTGTTCGTGGACGTGCGCATGGAGATCGAATCGCTCTACGTGGGCCGTCCGCCCGGGGTCGAGAACATCCCCTGGTACGAATACCCCGACCTCACGCCCGATCCCGAGCGCTTCGCGCAGGCCGTGGCGCGCGAGGCCGGCGCCAAGGACCGGCCGCTGCTGCTGATCTGCCGCAGCGGCAAGCGCACGCTCGACGCGGCCAAGGCGCTCGAAGCCGCGGGCTTCACCGACGTGCAGCACGTGCTGCACGGCTTCGAGGGCGAGCTCAACGAGCACTTCCACCGCTCCACGCTCAACGGCTGGCGCCACGACGGCCTGCCGTGGGAACAGATGTGA
- a CDS encoding homocysteine S-methyltransferase family protein yields MDKTPSAHARGYTRAQALPAILEQRIAILDGAMGTMIQRFKLDEAQYRGERFKDFPKDVKGNNELLSLTRPDVIRDIHEGYLAAGADLIETNTFGATTIAQADYDMAHLAREMNLASARLAREACDKFSTPDKPRFVAGALGPTPKTASISPDVNDAGARNVTFDELRAAYREQVEALMEGGADVLLVETIFDTLNAKAALFAIDEVFEATGERLPLIVSGTVTDASGRILSGQTVNAFWASVRHLQPLAVGLNCALGAALMRPYIQELAKVAGDTFISCYPNAGLPNPMSDTGFDETPEVTSRLLHEFAAEGLVNIVGGCCGTTPDHIAAIGRAVQPLAPRHRAGFYAEAA; encoded by the coding sequence ATGGACAAGACCCCTTCCGCCCACGCCCGCGGCTACACCCGCGCCCAGGCCCTGCCGGCCATCCTCGAGCAACGCATCGCCATCCTCGACGGTGCGATGGGCACCATGATCCAGCGCTTCAAGCTCGACGAAGCGCAGTACCGCGGTGAACGCTTCAAGGACTTCCCCAAGGACGTGAAGGGCAACAACGAGCTGCTCAGCCTCACGCGGCCCGACGTGATCCGCGACATCCACGAGGGCTACCTCGCCGCGGGCGCCGACCTGATCGAGACCAACACCTTCGGCGCCACCACCATCGCGCAGGCCGACTACGACATGGCCCACCTCGCGCGCGAGATGAACCTGGCCTCGGCGCGCCTGGCGCGCGAAGCCTGCGACAAGTTCAGCACGCCCGACAAGCCGCGCTTCGTGGCCGGCGCGCTCGGCCCCACGCCCAAGACCGCGAGCATCAGCCCCGACGTGAACGACGCCGGTGCGCGCAACGTCACCTTCGACGAGCTGCGCGCGGCCTACCGCGAGCAGGTCGAGGCCCTGATGGAAGGCGGCGCCGACGTGCTGCTGGTCGAGACCATCTTCGACACGCTCAACGCCAAGGCCGCGCTGTTCGCCATCGACGAGGTCTTCGAGGCCACGGGCGAGCGGCTGCCGCTGATCGTCAGCGGCACCGTCACCGACGCCTCGGGCCGCATCCTCAGCGGCCAGACGGTGAACGCCTTCTGGGCCAGCGTGCGCCACCTGCAGCCGCTGGCCGTGGGCCTGAACTGCGCGCTCGGCGCGGCGCTGATGCGGCCCTACATCCAGGAGCTGGCCAAGGTCGCGGGCGACACCTTCATCAGCTGCTACCCCAACGCCGGCCTGCCCAACCCCATGAGCGACACCGGCTTCGACGAGACGCCCGAGGTCACCAGCCGCCTGCTGCACGAGTTCGCGGCCGAGGGCCTGGTGAACATCGTGGGCGGCTGCTGCGGCACCACGCCCGACCACATCGCCGCCATCGGCCGCGCGGTGCAGCCACTGGCGCCGCGCCACCGCGCCGGCTTCTACGCCGAAGCCGCCTGA
- a CDS encoding TerC family protein — MESIAPLWLWVVFVAFVLAALFVDFVLLKKQGAHEVGVKEALNWSLIWIALSFVFNGLLWWAVKDTTGSTAVANEKSLEFLTGYLIEKSLAVDNIFVFLMIFTYFAVPPAFQKRVLMIGILGAIVLRTVMILIGGWLLAQFHWILYVFGAFLVLTGIKMWWAAGKEPSLDENPALKLLRRLMPVSQNFDGEKFFTVENGKRIATPLLMVVALVGVTDVIFAVDSIPAIFAITRDPFIVLTSNVFAILGLRAMFFLLQAVASKFHLLNYGLAVILVFIGTKMMLIDIFKIPVAVSLGVVVGILAITMVWSAKTAPNT, encoded by the coding sequence ATGGAAAGCATTGCCCCGCTGTGGTTGTGGGTGGTTTTTGTCGCGTTCGTCCTGGCCGCGCTGTTCGTCGACTTCGTGCTGCTCAAGAAGCAGGGCGCCCACGAGGTGGGCGTGAAGGAAGCGCTCAACTGGTCGCTGATCTGGATCGCGCTGAGCTTCGTGTTCAACGGCCTGCTCTGGTGGGCCGTCAAGGACACCACGGGCTCCACCGCCGTGGCCAACGAGAAGTCGCTCGAGTTCCTCACGGGCTACCTGATCGAGAAGAGCCTGGCGGTCGACAACATCTTCGTCTTCCTGATGATCTTCACCTACTTCGCGGTGCCGCCGGCATTCCAGAAGCGGGTGCTCATGATCGGCATCCTGGGCGCCATCGTGCTGCGCACGGTGATGATCCTCATCGGCGGCTGGCTGCTGGCGCAGTTCCACTGGATCCTCTACGTGTTCGGCGCCTTCCTTGTGCTCACGGGCATCAAGATGTGGTGGGCCGCGGGCAAGGAGCCCAGCCTCGACGAGAACCCCGCGCTCAAGCTGCTGCGCCGCCTCATGCCGGTGAGCCAGAACTTCGACGGCGAAAAATTCTTCACCGTGGAGAACGGCAAGCGCATCGCCACGCCGCTGCTGATGGTGGTGGCCCTGGTGGGCGTGACCGACGTGATCTTCGCGGTCGACTCCATCCCCGCCATCTTCGCCATCACGCGCGATCCGTTCATCGTGCTCACGAGCAACGTGTTCGCCATCCTGGGTCTGCGCGCCATGTTCTTCCTGCTGCAGGCCGTGGCCAGCAAGTTCCACCTGCTCAACTACGGCCTGGCGGTGATCCTGGTGTTCATCGGCACCAAGATGATGCTGATCGACATCTTCAAGATCCCGGTGGCGGTGTCGCTGGGCGTGGTGGTGGGCATCCTGGCCATCACCATGGTCTGGAGCGCCAAGACCGCGCCGAACACCTGA